The sequence AGAGCCGTGCTGTCGGATGAGTACGGAGCAGTCAAGAGGGATGATATCGCGCCCTCTAAACGCTTTTTTACAAATCTCGATTGCCTCAGTATCGTGCGGGTCATTGTATACCGGAAGTAAAACCGCATCGTTGATAATCAAAAAGTTGGCATACGTTGCGGGAAGACGTTCGTCATCGTAAAAAGCCGGATTCGTCATCGGTAACGCGATGAGGTTAAACGGTTCGCCCTCAACATCACGCAGAGCTTTGAGCTCATCTTCCATTTTTTTGAGTGCTTCATAATGTTCATCGTTTTGATCGTCGCATTTGACGTACATGATCGTATCCGTATCGATAAACCGGGCCAAGGTATCGATATGGCTGTCGGTATCGTCACCGGCGAGATAACCGTGATTCAGCCATAGTATCTGCTCTACGCCGAAATGTTTTTTCAGCTCTTTCTCCATCCCCTTTTTATCGAGATGGGGATTTCGGTTAGGATTGAGAAGGCACTCTGCCGTAGTGAGCAATGAGCCGGCACCATTTGTTTCGATACCGCCGCCCTCTAAGATCAGGTTCACTTTTTCCATAGGTGCACCGTAAATATGAGCGATAGAGGAGCTCATCGCATTGTCTTTTGAAGCGTCAAATTTTCCGCCCCATCCTGTGAACGTAAAGTCAAGCAGCAGCGGTTCGTCTTCATCTTCGTCGATCACACTGAGTACGCTGCAATCGCGTGCCCATGTATCGTTTGTTTGATACGCTATGAAAATGAGATTATCATGGGATTGGAAGTACCCTTTGACAAGCTCAACATCATCACAGATAACAAGGCAGGGTTG is a genomic window of Sulfuricurvum sp. containing:
- a CDS encoding agmatine/peptidylarginine deiminase, which encodes MRYFPAEFEPQSFVQLIFPHPQSDWAPYLEEARACFVNIATAVARYQPCLVICDDVELVKGYFQSHDNLIFIAYQTNDTWARDCSVLSVIDEDEDEPLLLDFTFTGWGGKFDASKDNAMSSSIAHIYGAPMEKVNLILEGGGIETNGAGSLLTTAECLLNPNRNPHLDKKGMEKELKKHFGVEQILWLNHGYLAGDDTDSHIDTLARFIDTDTIMYVKCDDQNDEHYEALKKMEDELKALRDVEGEPFNLIALPMTNPAFYDDERLPATYANFLIINDAVLLPVYNDPHDTEAIEICKKAFRGRDIIPLDCSVLIRQHGSLHCVTMQFPEEVSLRME